In the genome of Acidimicrobiales bacterium, the window CGAGGGCCGCCGGCCGGCGGATGATCGAGTGGGGGGTGATGTCGGGGGTGGTGCTCGGCGCCGCCGTCGTCGCCCTCCGCCCGCTGCTGCCCGGCGTGTTCACCGACGACCCGGCCGTCACCGCCCTGGCCGGGTTCCTGCTGTGGTGGGTGGCGGCCATGCAGCCGGTCAACGGGGTGGTGTTCGTGCTCGACGGCATCCTCATCGGCGCCGGCGACCTCCGCTTCCTCGCCGTCGCCATGCTCGGCGCCGCCGCCCTCTTCGTCCCGGCCGCGCTCGCCGTCGCCACGGCCGGCGCCGGCATCGGCTGGCTGTGGGCCGCGCTCGGGCTGCTCATGCTGGCCCGCCTGGCCGTGCTCGGCGCCCGCTTCGCCACCCCGGCGTGGTCGGTGCCCGGCGCCGTCCGGGCCGCCTGACTACGCGACCGGGTCGGCGCGGACCACGTGGGCGGCGACGAGCTCGCCGTCGCGTCCGCCCTCGCGCCGGGCCGCCGTGGCGACGGCGGTCTGCGGCCCGAGCGGGGTGACCACGGTGTGCTCGACGGCCCCGTCGTCGAAGGTGAGCCGGACCGTGTAGCGCACCGGTCGGGGCGGCCCGCCCCGCTCGCTCGCCGCCAGCCCCCACCTGGCGGGGTCGAGGTGGGCGCCGACCAGGTCGGCGCCCAGCTCCTGCACGTCGGGGTCGTCGTGCGAGGCTGCGGCGGCCAGGACGACCTCGAGGGTCGCGAGGTCGCCGAGCTCGACGAGCAGGTTCGCCAGGTGCTGATACCCCTCGTAGGCGAACCCGTCGATGACCTCCTCGACGGCCGACGGCAGGCGGATCGCCAGCTCCCTACGGGGGAACGTGCGGATCACGTCGGCGGCGAGGACGGCGGCCGTGAGCGGCCCGTCGAGGTCGAGCACGATCTCGGGGAGCAGGTCGGCCTTCTGCCTCGGTGAACGGGCGGCGAGCAGCACCAGCGCGGCGACCGAGTGGCCGCGGAGCATCGCCCGCAGCCACGTGGTCGCCCTGGCGTCGCCGACCACGGGCCCGGTGGCGTCGTACCAGGCCCGGGTGGCGGCGATGAGCGCCGCCACCTCGGGCTGGTCCTGGACGTCGTCGGTCACCTGCTCACTTGGGCGTCTTGCCGTAGTAGAGCCAGCCGAGGCCGGCGTAGAGCGACGAGAACTCCTCGATCGACATCCGCCTGGTCGTGTAGATCGTGTGGTGGCTGAGCGGCGCAGGGCCACCGTAGTCGGCGCCGTCCGCGACGACGGCGAGCCCGGGGGGCACCCGCGACCCGCCGGGCAGCCACCACGCGTGGGAGTTCTTCCAGAACACGGCCAGGTCCTCGAACTTGGCGAACGTGGAGGCGCCGTAGTGCTGGCCGGTCTCCTCGTTCTTCTGGCCGGGGCAGATCTGCCCGTCCTGGTCGGGCTTCACGTCCGTGCCCGGGCGCGGCGGCCTCGGGCGGGTCGCGTTGCCGCCGGCGTACAGCGTCGTCGGCGTGACGCCGCCTCCACCGCCGTCGCTGTCGTCCGGCGCCGGCTCGGGGCAGTCGTCGTTGCCGTCGGGCGGCGGCGGGATGGGCGGGACGACCGGGTCGGGCGCGGGGCCGGGACCGGGGCCGGGGTTGGGGTTCGGCGCCGGGCCGGGACCGGGCGCGGGCCCGGGGCCGGGGCCGGGGTTGGGCCCTGGGCCGGGGTTCGGCCCCGGTCTCGGTCCTGGACCGGGCGCGGGTGCGGGCGCCGGCGCCGGTGCCGGCTCCGGCTCGGGCGCCGGCGGGGCGTCCGGGTCGGTGTCGGGCGGTGCGGGCGCCGGGCAGTAGACGGCGCAGAGGATGGCCAGCGCGGCCGCGACCGCGAGCAGCAGCGCCCGGACCCGGTAGCCGGTGTAGGCGGCCGCCGGCGCCGTCCGCACCGTCGTGTTCTGCGTCACCAGCGAGTACTCGGCGACGAACATGCCGCTCGGGTCGGTCCACGTCGTCGGGTTGCCGGCGACGTAGCCGTACGGGTTGTAGCCGGCCACGCCGGGGGCGCCGGGCCGCACCGGGTCGACCGAGAGGAACCGGCCCGTGCCCGTCTCCAGGTCGCGGGCGCCGAGGTGGACGCGACCGCCCTCCTGGAGCCCGCCGGCGAAGCCGAGGGCCGGCGCCGTCCCCGTCGACGTGCGGACCGAGCCGAACGGCGAGTACGACCGCCGCCCGGCGACGGCGCCGCTGCCGTCGGTGACGGCCCTGACCGAGCCGACGGCGTCGGTCAGCAGGGTCGCCGTCTGGGAGCCGGTGACCGCCGCCACCGGGCCGGACGGCCCGTGGACGAAGGCCGCCGACCCCTCGGACAGCAGCGCCGGGGTGTCGGCCAGGCGGTCCCACACCAGCGCGTCGCCGCCGTCGGCCACCCGCACCCCGTCGCCGTCGCTGGCGTAGGTGGTGGTGCCCGTCGGCGCGGCGACGCGGGTGAGGTCGCCCCGCCAGTCCCACGTGTAGGTGCTCGACCCGTCGGACGTGAGGTTGCCGGCCCCGTCGTAGGTCCTGGCCGTCCCGGCCACGTCGACGAGCTGGGACGCGGCGTCGTAGCCGTAGGTCACGGTCGGCGTGCCGGTCAGGGTCGACCTCGTCCGGTTCCCGGCGGCGTCGTAGCCGTAGGTGGCGGTGGTCCCGCCGGGGAACGTGACGGCCGTCAGCCGGTCGGCGGCGTCGATCGTGTAGCTCTCGGTGCCGGCGCTCGAGGTGACCGCCGTCCGGTTGCCCTCGGCGTCGAGGGTGTACTGGAAGAAGTCGAGGACGGTCGTCCCCCGCCGGTGCTCGACCCTGGTGAGCCGGCCGGCCACGTCGTAGGACCGGGAGGTCGCCACCCCGTTGGAGTGGCTCTCGGTGAGGACCCGCCCGTCGCCGTCGTAGGTGTAGGAGGAGGTCGCCCCGTTCCAGGCGGCGACCGTGCGGACCCGGTCGGCGGCGTCGTAGCCGTAGTTCACGGTGCCGGACGGCTGGCGCATCCACTCGCGCCGGCCGGCGGCGTCGTAGCCGTAGGCGACGGTGCCGCCGGGGGCGGCCACCTCGGTGACGCGCCCGACCTCGTCGTACCCGAACGTCGTCGTGCCGGTGCCGTCGGTCATCGACGTGCGCCGGCCGAGCTCGTCATAGGTCGCCGTGACCGAGCCGAACGGCGACGACTCGCCGATCGGGTTGCCGGCGGCGTCGTAGGTGAACGTGGTCGTGATCCCCCGCCCGTCGGTGGCCGTGGCCAGCCGGCCGGCGAGGTCGTGGCTCCAGCGCCGCGTCCGGCCCACCGGGTCGCGCTCCTCGACGGGCGCGCCGAGCGGGCCGTACGTGGTCGTCCAGGACTGGCCGTTGGCGTCGGTCAGGCGGGTCCGCTGGCCGGCCAGGTCGTAGCCGAAGCGCACGGCGTGGCCGAGCGGGTCGGTGACCGAGGCGATCCGGCCGACGGGGTCGTAGGCGTAGTCGGTGTCCTGGCCGCGGGCGTCGGTGACGGTCACGGTCCGGCCGGCGGCGTCGTAGGACGTCGCCGAGCGGTTCCCGAGCTCGTCGGTGACGGCGGTGAGCAGGTTCCGGGGGTCGTAGGCGTAGGTGGTGGTGACCCCGGCCGCCGACGTCGCCGACGTGACCCGCCCGGCCGCGTCGTAGGCCTGGGTCCGCTCCTGGCCGAGCCCGTCGGCCACGCCGACGATCCGCCCGGCCGCGTCGTAGCGGTAGGTGGTCGTGTGGCCGAGCGGGTCGGTGACCGTGGAGAGCCGGCCGGCGGCGTCGTAGGCCCGCGTCGTCGACCCGCCGTCGGCCGCGACGGTCTCGACCAGGCGCCCGGCGGCGTCGTACGCCGACCGCGTGACGCTGCCGTCGGCGGCGGTGAGCGCCGTGACCCGCCCGGCCGGGTCGTGGGCGTAGCCGGTCGTGGCGCCGCCCGGGTCGGTCACCGAGGTGACGAGCCCGCGCCGGTCGTAGCCGTAGGCCGTCGTGCGGCCCAGCGGGTCGGTGGCCGCGAGGAGCAGCCCCGCGGCGTCGTACTCCCACGACGACACCCCGCCGCCCGCGTCCGTGGACGAGGCCTGGCGCCCGGCGGCGTCGTAGGTCCAGGTGGTGGTGCGGCCGACGGCGTCGGTCATCGACACCAGCCGGCCGGCGCCGTCGTAGGCGTAGGTCGTCTCCCGGCCGTCGGCGGCCGTGGCGCCGACGAGGTTGCCGTTGCCGTCGTAGGCGTAGGTCGTCACCTCGGCGAGCGGGTCGGTGTACCGCACGAGGCGGCCGGCGCCGTCGTAGCCGAACTTCGAGGCGTGCCCGGCCTGGTCGGTCTGCTCGAGGAGCCGGCCGAACTGGTCGTACGTGAACGCGACGCCGTGGCCCAGCGCGTCGGTGACGGAGAGCAGGTTGCCGGCCTCGTCCCACGTGCTCGACGTGACGCCGCCGGTCGGGTCGGTCTCGGTGAGGACCCGGCCGAGCGGGTCGTAGGTGTAGCGGGTCGTGCCGCCGAGCGGGTCGCGCTCGGAGAGCACGCGGCCGGCGGCGTCGAAGGTCCACGTCGTCGTCCGGCCGGTCCGGTCGGTGGCGCTCGTCCGGTTGCCGCGGTCGTCGTAGCCGTACGTCTCGGCGTGGCCGTCGGCGTCGGTGATCGACGCCAGGGTGCCGTCGTCGTTCCAGCGGTAGCGGGTGACGTTGCCGGCCGGGTCGGTCCAGGTGAGGATCTCGCCGAAGGCGGAGTAGGTGATCCTCGTCGTGCGACCCTCGGCGTCGCTGACGCTCGTCAGGTTCCCGCTGCCGTCGTAGGTGCCCCGCGACGTGTGGCCGGCGGGGTCGGTGCGCGATGTCACCCGGTCCTCGTCGTCCCAGGTCCAGGTCGTGGTGTCGACCACGCCGTCGTGGGCCTGCTCCTGGCGGACCGGGTTGCCGCGGTCGTCGAAGGTGGTGATCGTCGTGAGCCGGGACTCGGCGTCGGTGACGACCTCCTGGCGGCCGGCGACGTCGACGGCGACGGCGGTGCGGTTGCCCTCCCCGTCCACGACGGCGGCGAGCCGGCCGTCGTCGTCGTACTCGAGCGTGCGGTAGGGCCGCCCGCCGGCGTCGATGCTCGTCAGCAGGTGGCCCGGCGCGTACCCGAAGGTGGCCGGGTCGCCGTTCTGGTCGACGACCCGCACGAGGTCGCCGGCCGCGTCGTAGGTGTAGCCGACGGTGCTGCCGTCGGGCCCCTCGACGGTCGTGATGCGGCCCTGGGCGTCGCGGATGAAGCGGACCGACGGCCCCGCGGACGACACGATGCCGGCGTCGGTGAACGTCGTCGTCGTGCCGGCCCGGTCGAGGGCCCGCAGCAGGCCGTCGCCCATGTCGAGCAGGTACTCGGTGCCGAAGCGGTCGGTGAGCACGAACCGGGTCGGGTCGTACAGGCCGTCGGTGCCGAAGAAGCCGCCGTAGAGGTTGCCGTCGCCGCTGAACCACAGCGAGCCGTCGGCCGCCTCCAGGGTCGACGTCGTGCCCGGGCGGCCGGTGAACTCCGCCTGGGTGAGGCCGGCGAGGAACGTCGAGCCCCTGGCCGGCGTGAGGTCGAAGACCTCGTTGCGGCCGTCGGGCCAGGTGACGCTCACGTAGTGGGGCCGGTCGCTGCTGAAGCACAGCGGGACGAAGATGAGCCCGCCGCCGCACTGGCGCATCGACCACCCGCCCTGCCCGAGCGGGCCGTTGGTCGCCACCCGGAACGAGGCGACCGACAGGGTCCAGCCGGCGCCGAAGTCGCCGACGGCGGTGTCGAAGGAGTCGTAGGTGCGCAGCACCCGGAGGGGCAGGCCGGCGATGGCGACGGCCATGTCCTCGAACGTGGTCGTGTAGCGGCCGAGCTTGAGCTGGCCGTCGACCACGAACGGCGAGACGGTGACGGAGATGCCGCCGTTGGACGAGGCCGACTCGACGACGAGCTCCCAGCCGCCGTTGGCCAGCACCGTCGGGTCGACGGTGGCGGCCACGTCGGGGCCGGTGCCCGAGGCCAGCTCGCGCACGTCGTCGGTGCCGGTGCGCCGGACGCCGACGGTCCACGAGACGACGGTGGCGCCGGCCGGCGGGGTCAGGGTGGCGGCCACCGGGGTCGGGGCCGAGAGGATGGTGCCGGCCGGCGGCTCGAGGCCGCCGACGGTCGGGGCCGGCAGGCCGTTCCCGCCGCCGCCACCGCTGCCCCCGCCGGGGACGCGGAGGGCGACGACGGTGACGTCGGCCTCCTCGTTCGTGTGCGGGTCGTCGGTCAGGATGGGCTGGAGCTCGGCGGACGTGATGCGGCCCTGGGCGGCCAGGCTGGTGACGCCGGCCGGGAGCGGGTCGGCCACCTTCGCCTCGAACGTGACCGTGAACGAGCTGTCGGCCACGAGCGTGCCCGCCGCCACCTCGACGACCTCGTCGCCGAGGGCGCCGCCCTGCACGACCGACCCTCGGGTGGTCGTGACCGACCCGATGACGAGGGTCGACGCGGGGTCGAGGGGCACGGCCAGGTCGACGGCGGTGGCGCCGACGGTGCCGAGGTTCGACACGGCCGCGGTGTAGCGGAGGGTGTCGCCCGGCGAGGGCATGCCGTCGCCGCCGACGTCGCGGACGAGCGACGCCGAGAGCGTGCCGCTGAGCGCCGGCCGGGGCACGACCACGCGGGTGGTCGTGGGGTCGGCGCTGCCGGCGACGCCCGGGTCGTCGGTGCGGACGGCGTCGAGCTCGGTGCTGGTGACCGAGCCCTGGACGGACAGGACGGCGACCCCGTCGGGCAGCGGGTCGTCGATCACGACGTCCCACGCCAGCGTGGCGGCCGCGCCGGCGCCGACGGTGCCGACGTCGACGACGACCTCGTCGCCGGTGCCGGTGCGCACCGAGCCGGTCGAGGTCGTGACCGAGCCGGGGACGAGCGCGGTGTTGCGGTCGACCGGCGCGGTCAGGACGACGCCGGTGAGCGGGCTGCCGCCCCGGTTGGTGACGGTCGCCTCGTAGCGGATGGTGTCGCCCGGCGTGACGAGGCCGTTGCCGTCGCCGTCGGTCCGCAGGACGTCGCGCAGGCTGGCGGCGAGGCCGGGCGGGGTCGACACGACGGTCTCGGCCGTCGCGCCGGACGGGCCGTAGGCGTTGCCGGCGCCGTCCCGCCACGTCGCCTCGGCCCGGTTGTGGAGGGTCCCACCGGTGGACGAGGCGGGCACGTCGTAGGTGGCGGTGTGGTCGGAGACCTGGGCCGGGGCCAGCGCGCCGGGCACGCCGGCCACCGGGAGGGTCGTGCCGTCCACCCGGTCGGTGAAGGCCAGCTGCTCGGCGGGGGTCGAGCCCTGGTTGGCCAGGCGGAGGTCCCACGTGAGGTGGTCGCCGGGCCCGGCCGCGGCCGGGCCGGTGGCCGTGACCCGCACGGCGGGGACGTGGCGGGTGGAGCGGTCGGCGACCTGCGGCGAGATCAGCAGGCCGACCCCGCCCGTCGCCCTGGCCACGGCGGTGGCGAACAGGGCCGCGTCGTCGGCGGCGAGGAGGCGGGCGACGTAGGCGTCGTCGGTCTCGCCGTCGCCCTTCGGGGCCAGGGTCGGCACCTCGTAGGCGCGGTCCTCGGTGGCCGAGGCGCCGGGCGCCAGCGTGCCGAGGTCGAGCACGGCCGGGTCGCCGGTCGGGGTGGTCATCGTGACCGTGACGTCGTCGACGTCGCCGGACAGGGCGCGGAGCGCGTCGACGAAGTCGGCGCTGTAGCGGTACAGGGTCCGCAGCTGGGTGCCGGGCGCCGTCCAGCCGAGCTCGACGTGGGTGCGGATGCCGTCGGTGCGGGCCGGGTCGAGCAGGAGGTCGACCTGCTCGGGGGTCAGCGCGACGAGGGCCTGGTAGCCCCACGTGGCGAGGCCGCCGGGCTGGACGACGGTGCCGACCACCCGGTCGCCGGAGGCGGCGTAGGCGACGCCGGTCGCCGCGTTCGGGCGGGTGCTCAGGTCGAGCCCGTCGGCCGTCCCCGACAGGTGCTGCCACGTGCCGTCGGTGGCCGAGCGGCGCTCGACGGCCAGCGAGAACGAGTCGATCGTGGCCGCCGCCGTGTCCACGTCCTCGGCGCCGAACAGGCCGGGCACGACGAGCAGGGCGCCGTCGTTCGTCGCCGTCAGGCGGTAGCCGATCGGGTCGCCGGCGAAGACGTCGTCGGCGTCGGCCTCGAGGCCGAGGCCGAGCTCGGGGACGAGCAGCGGGCCGGCGACGACGCTGTCGGGCCGGCCGCAGGCCGCGCCCCTGATGGTGACGTCGCCGCCGGTCAGGTCGACGCGGTCGCCGACGATGCCGCAGTAGAAGCGGTTGGAGCTGCCCGACACCTCGATCTCGCCGCGCTCGGCGAACAGCACGCCGAGGAACCGGGAGGTGGAGGCGGCGACGTCGATGGCCCGGTCGCCGGTGGCGCCGGACAGGAACAGCAGCCCGTCGTGGTACGGGTCGAACGCCGGCCGGGAGCCGTCGACGGTGATGGCGCCGGTGGCGGCGAGCGTGATGCGCCCGCCGACGGCCGACCCGTTGACCTTCACGGCGCAGGGGACGTAGTAGACGCCGGCCGCGAGGACCTGGTCGACCACGTGCCACAGCCCGCCGGCGCAGCGCGACGACATGTCGTGGTAGGCGGCGCCCACCTCGCCGGCCACCGGCCCGCCGGGGGCGTAGTCGGCCACGTCGAACCGGAACGGCAGGTCGCCGGCCGGCCCGCGGACGGCGCGCGGCACGAAGATGTGGCGGTCCTCGATCGAGGCCGTGCCCACGTAGGTGGTCGTGCCCCTGACGGTCTTGGTGGAGCCGAGCACCCGCAGGTCGCGGTTGGAGTGCACGGCGCCCTCGATGGTCCCGCTCGCGCCCGACCACTCGAAGGTGCGGGGCGCGGTGCGGCTGTTGGCCCACACGGCGACGGGCTCCTGCACGGCCAGCTGGGCGACGGTCGTGGTGGCCTCGCCGCCGTCGTCGTCGGCCAGGGTCACGGTGACCGTGAACGTGCCGTGCTCGTCGAACACGTGGGAGCCGAAGAAGCCGCCCCAGCCCGAGCCGTCGGCGGTGACCGGGACGTCCTCGGCCGCCGTGCCGTCGCCCCAGTCGATGGTGGCGGCGTGGGTGTCGAGCCAGCCGGCGTCGGTGAACGAGGCGTTCACGACGGTGACGCCGCCGGCGTAGCCGCTGCTGGCCTCGGCCTGCACGGCGGGGTCGACGTTCTCGACCGTCACGACGACGCGGTCGCTGTCGGTCAGGCCGAAGCCGTTGGTGACGGTCACCTCGAAGGTGTAGACGCCGTCGTCGGACGCGAGGAACGACGGCCGCGCGCTCGTGGTCGACGACAGGGTGATCGGCGGGCCGTCGCCGTCGACCAAGGTCCACCGGTAGGCCAGCGGGGCGCTGCCGGCGCCGAGGACGGCGCACGTCGTGACCGAGCCCTCGCCGCCTGCGTCCTCGCCGGTGACGGTGAGGCACAGCTCGTGGTCGCCCGGGGGCAGGTCGGGCAGCGGGATGCGGAGGTCGGC includes:
- a CDS encoding RHS repeat-associated core domain-containing protein, whose protein sequence is MSKAFGRARVAVLVVAATLAAAVAVLVPQVPAQAAERVIGAQLYATGDMVEVEVLPASAGLTSQLWLLEPQEVFISTNRDVGRTVTLGPFTSGDELVFGIRVEGHEYRMGPADRNPDGLAHAAVEILGEGLARVGFEDLFGGGDRDYDDNVFEFRGGIAPEPPPPPPEEPPPPTVGRNPVARAGADQAVPEGSAVTLDGSGSIDPSPAVLEPTEATANLPGGTALSAGINGLASGDDGPVIAAQAAIGEGPPAADTAIVYVVDVSGSADFTGGCGGDQNGDRLSNRIIDCEIAAALELHQDVVAAGTVAQVGLVSFSSGASARDLNPTSATSVLIAPGADADADGVPDLTEGLRALRAGGGTNFSAAARAACDTLAGSIADNRLAVFLSDGEATEGAAVTTVLPCTNPTTFHAFAIGAGSSCTGGRVGSKLADIAARTGGTCTNVPDVGNLPDILQAVIGSRLTGATLTVDGGDPLDLAPHMTPPPPFEGPAGADLRIPLPDLPPGDHELCLTVTGEDAGGEGSVTTCAVLGAGSAPLAYRWTLVDGDGPPITLSSTTSARPSFLASDDGVYTFEVTVTNGFGLTDSDRVVVTVENVDPAVQAEASSGYAGGVTVVNASFTDAGWLDTHAATIDWGDGTAAEDVPVTADGSGWGGFFGSHVFDEHGTFTVTVTLADDDGGEATTTVAQLAVQEPVAVWANSRTAPRTFEWSGASGTIEGAVHSNRDLRVLGSTKTVRGTTTYVGTASIEDRHIFVPRAVRGPAGDLPFRFDVADYAPGGPVAGEVGAAYHDMSSRCAGGLWHVVDQVLAAGVYYVPCAVKVNGSAVGGRITLAATGAITVDGSRPAFDPYHDGLLFLSGATGDRAIDVAASTSRFLGVLFAERGEIEVSGSSNRFYCGIVGDRVDLTGGDVTIRGAACGRPDSVVAGPLLVPELGLGLEADADDVFAGDPIGYRLTATNDGALLVVPGLFGAEDVDTAAATIDSFSLAVERRSATDGTWQHLSGTADGLDLSTRPNAATGVAYAASGDRVVGTVVQPGGLATWGYQALVALTPEQVDLLLDPARTDGIRTHVELGWTAPGTQLRTLYRYSADFVDALRALSGDVDDVTVTMTTPTGDPAVLDLGTLAPGASATEDRAYEVPTLAPKGDGETDDAYVARLLAADDAALFATAVARATGGVGLLISPQVADRSTRHVPAVRVTATGPAAAGPGDHLTWDLRLANQGSTPAEQLAFTDRVDGTTLPVAGVPGALAPAQVSDHTATYDVPASSTGGTLHNRAEATWRDGAGNAYGPSGATAETVVSTPPGLAASLRDVLRTDGDGNGLVTPGDTIRYEATVTNRGGSPLTGVVLTAPVDRNTALVPGSVTTSTGSVRTGTGDEVVVDVGTVGAGAAATLAWDVVIDDPLPDGVAVLSVQGSVTSTELDAVRTDDPGVAGSADPTTTRVVVPRPALSGTLSASLVRDVGGDGMPSPGDTLRYTAAVSNLGTVGATAVDLAVPLDPASTLVIGSVTTTRGSVVQGGALGDEVVEVAAGTLVADSSFTVTFEAKVADPLPAGVTSLAAQGRITSAELQPILTDDPHTNEEADVTVVALRVPGGGSGGGGGNGLPAPTVGGLEPPAGTILSAPTPVAATLTPPAGATVVSWTVGVRRTGTDDVRELASGTGPDVAATVDPTVLANGGWELVVESASSNGGISVTVSPFVVDGQLKLGRYTTTFEDMAVAIAGLPLRVLRTYDSFDTAVGDFGAGWTLSVASFRVATNGPLGQGGWSMRQCGGGLIFVPLCFSSDRPHYVSVTWPDGRNEVFDLTPARGSTFLAGLTQAEFTGRPGTTSTLEAADGSLWFSGDGNLYGGFFGTDGLYDPTRFVLTDRFGTEYLLDMGDGLLRALDRAGTTTTFTDAGIVSSAGPSVRFIRDAQGRITTVEGPDGSTVGYTYDAAGDLVRVVDQNGDPATFGYAPGHLLTSIDAGGRPYRTLEYDDDGRLAAVVDGEGNRTAVAVDVAGRQEVVTDAESRLTTITTFDDRGNPVRQEQAHDGVVDTTTWTWDDEDRVTSRTDPAGHTSRGTYDGSGNLTSVSDAEGRTTRITYSAFGEILTWTDPAGNVTRYRWNDDGTLASITDADGHAETYGYDDRGNRTSATDRTGRTTTWTFDAAGRVLSERDPLGGTTRYTYDPLGRVLTETDPTGGVTSSTWDEAGNLLSVTDALGHGVAFTYDQFGRLLEQTDQAGHASKFGYDGAGRLVRYTDPLAEVTTYAYDGNGNLVGATAADGRETTYAYDGAGRLVSMTDAVGRTTTWTYDAAGRQASSTDAGGGVSSWEYDAAGLLLAATDPLGRTTAYGYDRRGLVTSVTDPGGATTGYAHDPAGRVTALTAADGSVTRSAYDAAGRLVETVAADGGSTTRAYDAAGRLSTVTDPLGHTTTYRYDAAGRIVGVADGLGQERTQAYDAAGRVTSATSAAGVTTTYAYDPRNLLTAVTDELGNRSATSYDAAGRTVTVTDARGQDTDYAYDPVGRIASVTDPLGHAVRFGYDLAGQRTRLTDANGQSWTTTYGPLGAPVEERDPVGRTRRWSHDLAGRLATATDGRGITTTFTYDAAGNPIGESSPFGSVTATYDELGRRTSMTDGTGTTTFGYDEVGRVTEVAAPGGTVAYGYDAAGRREWMRQPSGTVNYGYDAADRVRTVAAWNGATSSYTYDGDGRVLTESHSNGVATSRSYDVAGRLTRVEHRRGTTVLDFFQYTLDAEGNRTAVTSSAGTESYTIDAADRLTAVTFPGGTTATYGYDAAGNRTRSTLTGTPTVTYGYDAASQLVDVAGTARTYDGAGNLTSDGSSTYTWDWRGDLTRVAAPTGTTTYASDGDGVRVADGGDALVWDRLADTPALLSEGSAAFVHGPSGPVAAVTGSQTATLLTDAVGSVRAVTDGSGAVAGRRSYSPFGSVRTSTGTAPALGFAGGLQEGGRVHLGARDLETGTGRFLSVDPVRPGAPGVAGYNPYGYVAGNPTTWTDPSGMFVAEYSLVTQNTTVRTAPAAAYTGYRVRALLLAVAAALAILCAVYCPAPAPPDTDPDAPPAPEPEPAPAPAPAPAPGPGPRPGPNPGPGPNPGPGPGPAPGPGPAPNPNPGPGPGPAPDPVVPPIPPPPDGNDDCPEPAPDDSDGGGGGVTPTTLYAGGNATRPRPPRPGTDVKPDQDGQICPGQKNEETGQHYGASTFAKFEDLAVFWKNSHAWWLPGGSRVPPGLAVVADGADYGGPAPLSHHTIYTTRRMSIEEFSSLYAGLGWLYYGKTPK